A segment of the Candidatus Nanopelagicales bacterium genome:
GTTAATGGTATGACGAGCATCCGAATTGCCCGGTTGAAATCCGTGAGCCCGCAGTCGCAGGCCCCGATCAGCAAGAAGCTGAAAACCCCCGGTACGACGGTCGTGAACAAGAAGAACGCACGCACCGTGCAAGGTCAAAGAATGAAGGCCAAAGTGACCAAGGTCAGAATCAAAGGCCTGGCCACCCGCGGGGACATCCGCTGCTACAGAGCGATCAAAGGCCGGAAGCGCAAAGTCGCGCTGAAAGTCACTGGGCAATGCAAGAAAGCCAAAATCTGGGTCACCTACACCGCGCCGGGCGCTGACGCCTACTTGCCCTACACCAACACCATCCCGTTTGTCGGCAAACGCCGGTAGCCAACCGGTGGAAGGGGCCACCGCTCTTCACCGGCTCCCCAGCCATGGACGT
Coding sequences within it:
- a CDS encoding delta-60 repeat domain-containing protein; the encoded protein is MSASVPTPDPAHSDVPSAGGVGVRFHARGSVARARLLAAVVVAAAVACGVFVGGVSPAHAVSAGGTPDTAFSTNIGTGPDGNVRSVAVQADGKILVGGDFTSVNGMTSIRIARLKSVSPQSQAPISKKLKTPGTTVVNKKNARTVQGQRMKAKVTKVRIKGLATRGDIRCYRAIKGRKRKVALKVTGQCKKAKIWVTYTAPGADAYLPYTNTIPFVGKRR